From Gopherus flavomarginatus isolate rGopFla2 chromosome 7, rGopFla2.mat.asm, whole genome shotgun sequence, the proteins below share one genomic window:
- the LOC127056032 gene encoding proteoglycan 4-like, translating to MEGPGRALLRLAAAACLLAGLLLPLPGDGQETLTEQTVSPAQPSTGPGSLPLSEAGGFSLETTAPPVTSADKDGVAIHPSFSTRRAVELDESIPPDPSATTTKGARLQTPAPAISADATTGLRNKNQSANSSSELPTPALAANTTDANQPGQNGTEPSSLTGPTGTATVAPTHPPPQDALATTSSAQLEPSAFNTLGPTTGNPEPTPQTAQENATEESIAGPTTLPAVTTTGSTPAATTPSTTTATLRVSSPNRTATTAAGQPSADPVHEKASVLDVGDDDGQDLPSSAVALRMGADPLVIGVISMFVVMVGILALVGFLRYRQRHSRMEFRRLQDLPMDDMMEDTPLSLYSY from the exons GAGATGGGCAGGAGACCCTGACTGAGCAGACGGTGTCACCAGCTCAGCCCAGCACTGGGCCAGGCTCACTTCCACTCAGTGAGGCTGGTGGCTTCAGCCTGGAGACGACCGCCCCTCCTGTGACTAGCGCCGATAAGGACGGGGTGGCCATACACCCAAGTTTTAGCACCCGCCGCGCTGTTGAGCTGGACGAGTCCATCCCACCCGATCCCAGCGCAACCACCACCAAGGGCGCCAGGCTGcagactcctgccccagccatcTCAGCGGATGCTACGACGGGGCTTCGGAATAAGAACCAGTCGGCCAACAgcagctcagagctccccactccGGCTCTGGCTGCCAACACCACAGATGCAAACCAGCCTGGCCAAAATGGAACAGAGCCCTCCAGCCTCACGGGGCCGACTGGCACCGCGACTGTGGCTCCAACGCATCCACCACCACAGGATGCGCTGG CAACAACAAGCagtgcccagctggagccttctGCATTCAACACCTTGGGGCCCACGACAGGGAACCCCGAACCCACCCCACAAACAGCCCAGGAGAATGCCACAGAGGAGAGCATCGCAGGGCCCACTACGCTCCCTGCTGTCACGACCACAGGGAGCACACCTGCAGCTACCACCCCCAGCACCACCACGGCAACCCTCAGAGTTTCCTCCCCCAACAGGACAGCCACAACAGCCGCAGGGCAGCCATCAGCCGATCCCGTGCACGAGAAGGCTTCTGTGTTGGATGTGGGAGACGATGATGGTCAAG ACCTGCCCAGCTCCGCTGTTGCTCTCAGAATGGGGGCCGACCCCCTGGTGATTGGTGTCATCTCCATGTTCGTTGTCATGGTGGGGATCCTGGCCCTGGTGGGCTTCCTGAGATACCGGCAGCGCCACAGCCGGATGGAGTTCCGGCGCCTGCAGGACCTGCCCATG GACGACATGATGGAGGATACGCccctctccctctacagctaCTAG